Within Salarias fasciatus chromosome 15, fSalaFa1.1, whole genome shotgun sequence, the genomic segment ATCATCCCATGACCCACACAGAAATCCTTCTTAAACCTAGTCATGGAAATACTGATATGATGAACGGGTTGGAGACAAACTGCAATTCGTGATATAGTTAATGCTGCTCCTGTaaaaagagcagaggagcagcagaacacAACAGACTCCATGAAGGATGGAGATTTCACCTGAACCTGATAGGAATCATAAATTAGAGATGAAAGCACTTTAAAAGCTTCAAACAAGTCCAGTTGTCTTGAAGATAAAAATCACTTGGATCACTGTTTTTGGAAATATTAATTGACTCATGACATTTCATATGATCCAGTACAGGAAACTATTTGGTGTTAAAGACACTATTGGGCCTTTTCATGTTTGCTATGCTAATGGAAAAGTAAATTTATTTAACAGTGAGTCCAGCAAATAACCAGCTTTAATTAGCTAATGAAAGACGCTGTCTTATataaagaagacaaacacagaggctGACTTCCTGACTGTCTGGAGTTTGTATAAATGAACTCAGTAAcctgataaaaacaaagaaatgtgagATGTTGTCCGTGAGGATCAATATTCTCCGTCTGTGGCGAAACGTGATCTTTACCAATGTGTTTGTCTCCAGGAGGCCTACGTGCAGAAGATGGTGAAGGTCTGTAACGACTCGGACCGCTGGAGTCTCATTTCGCTCTCCAACAACCACGGCAAGAATGTGGAGCTCAAGTTTGTGGACTCTCTCCGACGGCAGTTCGAGTTCAGCGTGGACTCCTTCCAGATCCGCCTGGACTCACTCCTCCTGTTCTACGAGTGCTCGGAGCACCCCATGGCCGCCACGTTCCATCCCACCATCCTCGGGGAGAGCGTCTACGGCGACTTCCCCACCGCTCTCGACCACCTCCGCAAGCGCCTCATCTGCACCAGGAGTCCCGAGGAGATCCGGGGCGGGGGGCTGCTCAAgtactgccacctgctggtccgGGGTTTCCGCGCGGCCTCCGACGGCgagatgaagctgctgcagcgctaCATGTGCTCGCGCTTCTTCATAGACTTCCCAGACGTGagcgagcagaggaggaagctggagtcaTATCTGCAGAACCACTTTGTGgacctggaggacaggaagtacGACTACCTGGCCACGCTGTACAGCGTGGTGCAGGAGAGCACCGTGTGCCTGATGGGCCATGAGAGGCGCCAGACGCTCAGCCTCATCTCCTCGCTGGCCCTTCGGGTGCTCGCCGAGCAGAACGCCATCCCCAACGCTGCCAACGTCACCTGCTTCTACCAGCCGGCTCCTTACGTCTCGGACGGCAACTTCAGCAACTACTATGTAGCGCAGGTCCAGCCCGTCTACCCCTGCCCTCCCTCACCTCCCCAGCAGTACCTTACCCCCACGCCACATCCCATGTATGCCACCTGGTTGCCCTGTAACTAAAACCCGCGCACAGCCACGCCGTCCATGCACTTCTGCGTAACTGGTGGAACTCACGGCCCCTTTAAAGGGACGAGCACTGATCTCTGCATCTCATTGTTGAGATGGGATGAAGAAGGGAAATGAGAAAAGGAAGAACAGGAGATAAAATTAGATAAATGAAGAGaattacgaaaaaaaaaaaaaaaaaaaaaaggaaggctCCTCTCTGGGTTAAGGTGCGTCCGCCGGAGAGTTCCGAGCACAAATGAGGGAGACGCCAGTGAGAGAGGCTGGCCCATCACGTCGAGAGTTTTTGCAAAACAGCTGCAAACCCGAGCATCGGCGCCATCAATAGCTTGGATAAGATATTTTGACCGTGTGCTTGCGAGCTGCAGCTCACTGGAACTGCTTTTTCAAATGATGAACATGTGGCTGAGCCACATTTCCACGACCAAGCAAAACAGATCCACTGAGACGACAGACTGTAGCAAGAAGACACAAAATGTGCTGAAGATGTTCCCCATGTGCACTGAAGCGGATTGAACTTTCCTTTTAACAGACAATGCAAAAAAAGTGGAAGTGGACACTGTTTACTAACCCACAATTTCTCTGATCCTCGATCGTTTCTCAACTCTAACCCAAAAAGAGACAACAAAACAATGCAtgctttatttctttacagGAATCATGTTTAAGTGCCTAGATAAAGCCTAAAGGGAAGAGATATTTTTGTGATTCTTTATCATAGCAGAATATTGAATTGTCTTGTTGACATTTCCAAGGTGATAATGAATGTACTGAGAGGTCAAAGAATTTACTGAGTAAGGTCTCTTACACTGACTGAGGTTTTGGACCAACTGATCTTTGTCAACAGCGTTTTGGCTTGAAGACTGCTCTTATCAGCAGTCCTGCTTTACAAGTACACATCCTGATTACCAAAGAGGAAGTAACCACACAATCTCACCATCTCGTGGGAGGGTGTTCGGGTGAAGAGGGCAAACCCAATAAAAAGGGCTTATAAGCGTCAAATGCTGCGTTATTTTGTGATAAATGTGCATAAAAAAATGAGTTTAAATCCAAGAATACAGCCTATTACTGAAAAACAGTTGCTATCTCAAAAAGGACGataatctgcaaaaaaaaagaaatgcactccttgcagtgtttttgtgcacTTTGGCATTGATGACACACAGAACTAAAGTTTACTTTGAAAAGCCCCGCGAAGGTTTCCTGTCAGCAAATAATGCTCATGTTTACATTTGGTGCTACTcaccaaaaaaacacacccaAAATGTTCCTTCAATGTCTGACAAGGGTGTTCGATCGAACGCAAACAAAGCTGTCAATGAGCAAAAAGAGTGGAAGCGGTGGCATCGCGTCAGCCAAACCTGCCTTCAATTCACTGCCGCATACGTCCATCCTTGTGCAGctaatatacacacacacacacacacacacacacacggctctaCAGTGCTACTGGCTCTCACAAACACTACAAGGCACCTTCTGGTTGCCACGGTGAGTGCAACAGCAGACGCTCATAGAGATTAAATTATGAAACAG encodes:
- the LOC115401956 gene encoding terminal nucleotidyltransferase 5A-like, whose protein sequence is MDGGVECASDGESINLSVLNWEQVQRLDAILTGSIPIHGRWSFPTLEVKPRDIVKVVRSRMEEKRIHVREVRLNGSAASYVLHEDSGLGWKDLDLIFCAELKGEMEFQIVKDIVLDSLLDFLPDGVNKEKITPVTLKEAYVQKMVKVCNDSDRWSLISLSNNHGKNVELKFVDSLRRQFEFSVDSFQIRLDSLLLFYECSEHPMAATFHPTILGESVYGDFPTALDHLRKRLICTRSPEEIRGGGLLKYCHLLVRGFRAASDGEMKLLQRYMCSRFFIDFPDVSEQRRKLESYLQNHFVDLEDRKYDYLATLYSVVQESTVCLMGHERRQTLSLISSLALRVLAEQNAIPNAANVTCFYQPAPYVSDGNFSNYYVAQVQPVYPCPPSPPQQYLTPTPHPMYATWLPCN